One region of Chlorobiota bacterium genomic DNA includes:
- a CDS encoding ATP-binding protein, which yields MTSRIADRLAAGRRKHFVGRQGEVSLFRSAIAAGQLPFHVLYVTGPGGVGKTTLLHRYISIATEEFGFPSGIIDARNVEPTPVAFGNALRALFQLPLEASPVEHLGQLPSRFILCIDTYESLETLEEWIREEFIPQLPANVLVVLAGRNHPPNEWRTDPGWQELVRIQPLRNLQTEESREYLTGRSIPSDQQQAVLDFTYGHPLALSLVADVFAYHGNIHFTPELQPDIVKMLLERFLQRVPGPAHRVALEACALVRVTTETLLAEMVGLPGTHELFHWLRSLSFVESAADGLFPHDLTREALVADLRWRNPDWYIELHRRARSYYATRLQQAQSHDQQRLLFDYTYLHRDNPVMRQMFLWQGVGNALADFSRESDFPQLLQMVQRHEGDQSAELAAFWFQRQPEGVLVLRTPQGTPVGFLMTLSLEQMAPEDRERDPATSACWAYLQQHAPLRAGERATLFRYWMAADSYQDISPVQSSAFINVGRYYLTTPNLAFTFFPCANPDFWAQGFTYIDLHRLPEADYSVAGHRFGVYGHDWRVVPPMQWLAVLAERETAGANVAGKGEKLPAMPQIIVLSKDAFDEAVQAAIKQFTAPDRLQGNPLLRSRLVQEDERSTTTATAIEVLQEVIQAAAEQLQANPKEEKFYRAVYRTYLHPAISQERAAELLDIPFSTYRRHLKSGLERIQDILWQRELAGGR from the coding sequence ATGACTTCCCGAATCGCAGACCGCCTTGCTGCCGGACGGCGCAAACATTTTGTTGGCCGCCAGGGCGAGGTTTCGTTGTTCCGGTCGGCAATCGCTGCCGGCCAACTCCCTTTCCATGTCCTGTACGTTACGGGGCCCGGGGGGGTGGGGAAGACGACGCTGCTTCACCGCTACATCAGCATCGCAACCGAGGAGTTCGGGTTCCCATCGGGCATTATTGACGCACGGAACGTTGAGCCAACCCCTGTGGCGTTCGGCAACGCCTTGCGGGCATTGTTTCAGCTTCCGTTGGAGGCTTCCCCGGTGGAGCATCTGGGGCAGCTTCCTTCCCGCTTTATTCTTTGCATTGACACCTACGAATCGCTGGAAACGTTGGAGGAGTGGATTCGCGAGGAGTTCATCCCGCAGCTTCCCGCCAACGTGCTGGTTGTGCTTGCCGGAAGAAATCACCCACCAAATGAATGGAGAACCGACCCCGGGTGGCAGGAGCTTGTTCGGATTCAGCCGCTGCGGAATTTGCAGACCGAGGAAAGCCGTGAGTATCTGACCGGGCGGAGCATCCCCAGCGACCAGCAGCAGGCGGTGCTGGATTTCACCTACGGCCACCCGCTGGCATTGTCGCTGGTGGCGGATGTCTTTGCCTATCATGGAAACATCCATTTCACCCCGGAGCTGCAGCCGGACATTGTGAAGATGCTGCTGGAAAGATTTCTGCAGCGGGTTCCTGGACCGGCGCACCGGGTGGCGTTGGAGGCGTGCGCGCTGGTTCGCGTCACCACCGAAACGCTGCTGGCCGAAATGGTTGGATTGCCCGGAACCCACGAACTGTTCCACTGGCTTCGCTCCCTTTCGTTTGTGGAATCGGCTGCCGATGGGCTGTTCCCGCACGACCTTACCCGCGAAGCATTAGTTGCCGACCTCCGTTGGCGCAATCCCGATTGGTATATCGAGCTTCACCGCCGCGCCCGCAGCTACTACGCAACCCGACTGCAACAGGCTCAAAGCCACGACCAGCAACGATTGCTGTTCGATTACACCTACCTCCATCGTGATAATCCGGTCATGCGGCAGATGTTCCTGTGGCAGGGGGTGGGGAATGCTTTGGCCGACTTCTCGCGGGAATCGGATTTCCCGCAATTACTCCAAATGGTGCAACGCCATGAAGGGGATCAATCGGCGGAGCTTGCGGCCTTCTGGTTCCAACGCCAGCCGGAAGGGGTGCTGGTGCTGCGAACGCCGCAGGGAACTCCGGTTGGATTTCTGATGACGCTATCGCTGGAACAGATGGCTCCGGAAGACCGCGAACGGGACCCGGCAACGTCCGCTTGTTGGGCGTATTTGCAGCAGCACGCGCCGCTGCGCGCTGGCGAGCGTGCCACGCTGTTCCGCTACTGGATGGCCGCCGATAGCTACCAGGATATTTCCCCGGTACAAAGCTCGGCGTTTATCAATGTTGGGCGGTATTACCTGACGACCCCGAACCTTGCCTTCACCTTTTTCCCCTGCGCCAACCCAGATTTTTGGGCGCAAGGCTTCACGTACATTGATCTTCATCGCTTGCCGGAAGCCGATTATTCGGTTGCTGGGCATCGGTTCGGGGTGTATGGCCATGATTGGCGCGTTGTTCCGCCGATGCAGTGGCTGGCAGTGCTGGCCGAGCGGGAAACCGCCGGGGCAAACGTGGCTGGCAAGGGGGAAAAGCTGCCAGCAATGCCCCAAATCATTGTGCTCAGCAAGGATGCGTTTGACGAGGCTGTGCAAGCCGCAATCAAGCAGTTCACCGCGCCAGATCGTTTGCAAGGGAATCCGTTGCTTCGCTCGAGGTTGGTGCAGGAAGACGAACGTTCAACAACCACAGCCACGGCAATTGAAGTGCTTCAGGAGGTCATCCAAGCTGCGGCTGAACAACTTCAAGCAAATCCAAAGGAGGAGAAATTTTACCGGGCGGTCTATCGGACCTATCTCCATCCGGCAATCTCCCAAGAACGTGCGGCTGAGTTGTTGGATATCCCTTTCAGCACCTACCGCCGCCACCTGAAATCAGGGCTGGAGCGGATTCAGGATATTTTATGGCAGCGTGAGCTTGCCGGAGGCAGATAA
- a CDS encoding ester cyclase, which produces MATGIVQRIIDAWNSHDIERIMELHDCQYEGGDVGLAEKVLGHQGIRTAYLRFFRAFPDIVITVADQVESDERVVIHWVAVGTHRGSFMRIPASNKTISVHGVSLLTLKNGKILKGTRVWDVAGLLREIGLLPDLQA; this is translated from the coding sequence ATGGCAACAGGAATAGTTCAACGGATCATTGACGCTTGGAACAGCCATGATATCGAGCGGATCATGGAGCTTCACGATTGCCAGTATGAAGGGGGTGATGTTGGGCTTGCGGAGAAGGTTCTGGGGCATCAAGGGATTCGGACCGCCTATCTCCGCTTTTTTCGGGCCTTCCCGGACATCGTCATCACGGTAGCGGACCAAGTGGAGTCCGACGAGCGGGTGGTGATTCACTGGGTGGCGGTGGGGACGCATCGCGGCAGTTTTATGCGGATACCGGCTTCCAACAAAACGATCAGCGTTCACGGCGTTTCGCTGCTGACGCTGAAAAACGGCAAAATCTTGAAAGGAACAAGGGTTTGGGATGTAGCAGGATTGCTTCGGGAGATCGGGTTGCTGCCCGATTTACAGGCGTAA
- a CDS encoding sigma-70 family RNA polymerase sigma factor yields MNIADTCKLLSDAELLQQIVEKNMKAISELYDRYNRQLYALVLNIVKDDAEAEDILQEVFMQIWKKAPTYNRELGSPKTWLLRMTQNKAIDLIRSKRYQQKKQEAFSLDDQDELGAAVGHSENSTWGAVMHQEQRTYLFEALRKLPIEQRHLIEKAFLEGYTHQELSDAMAIPLGTIKTRIRTGMMALRKELAFLQEDYAL; encoded by the coding sequence ATGAATATTGCTGACACTTGCAAACTATTAAGCGACGCAGAGCTTCTGCAGCAGATCGTCGAGAAGAACATGAAGGCGATTTCGGAGCTGTACGACCGCTACAACCGGCAGCTGTACGCGCTGGTGCTGAACATCGTGAAGGACGATGCCGAGGCGGAAGATATTCTGCAGGAAGTCTTCATGCAGATTTGGAAGAAAGCCCCAACGTACAACCGCGAACTTGGCTCGCCCAAAACGTGGCTGTTACGGATGACCCAAAACAAAGCCATTGACCTGATCCGCTCGAAGCGGTACCAGCAGAAGAAACAGGAAGCGTTTTCGCTGGACGACCAAGATGAATTAGGCGCAGCCGTTGGCCATAGCGAGAACAGCACTTGGGGAGCGGTGATGCACCAAGAGCAACGCACATACTTGTTTGAGGCGTTAAGGAAGCTGCCGATCGAGCAGCGGCACTTGATTGAGAAAGCGTTTTTGGAAGGATATACCCACCAAGAATTATCCGATGCGATGGCGATTCCGTTAGGAACCATCAAAACCAGGATCAGAACAGGGATGATGGCATTGCGGAAAGAGCTTGCGTTTCTGCAAGAGGATTATGCTCTATAA
- a CDS encoding MOSC domain-containing protein, whose protein sequence is MSNGIIHQINISNGGVPKLPVPEGEVTELGIRGDAHLDMVHHGGPTRALCLYSLEQITALQAEGNPITPGDIGENITTAGIDLSQLSAGDRLQLGEGVMLEITGFAVPCSSIKFAFAGGAIQRVSQKTNPGWSRLYASVLQEGTIRVGDAITRIEK, encoded by the coding sequence ATGAGCAACGGAATCATTCACCAGATCAATATCTCCAACGGCGGCGTGCCAAAACTGCCCGTTCCTGAAGGAGAAGTAACCGAGCTTGGCATCCGTGGCGATGCTCATCTTGACATGGTGCATCATGGTGGGCCAACCCGCGCGCTTTGCTTGTACTCGCTGGAGCAGATTACGGCGTTGCAAGCCGAGGGCAATCCGATAACCCCCGGGGACATCGGCGAGAACATCACGACGGCGGGGATTGACCTGTCGCAGCTGTCGGCTGGCGACCGGTTGCAGCTTGGCGAAGGTGTGATGCTTGAGATTACCGGTTTTGCTGTGCCGTGCAGTTCCATCAAGTTTGCGTTTGCGGGCGGGGCAATTCAGCGGGTGTCGCAGAAGACGAATCCGGGTTGGAGCCGGCTGTACGCCAGCGTTCTTCAGGAAGGAACAATTCGGGTTGGGGATGCGATTACGAGGATCGAGAAGTAG
- a CDS encoding FAD-binding oxidoreductase, translating into MLVRRDPDSIYPFLRDASNLAGGMAEAVWFPQHEEEVVEVLKAANQQGKRVTVSGGRTGLVGGAVPQGGAADGWILSTERICPDPIIERADPTKPTITAGAGTRLFQLREAAAIHGLFLPPDPTEPTCTIGGMVATNASGAHTFRYGATRQWVEQLHVVLASGERLRLGRGEAIANGTTARLQTLEGSTLNLTIPDLPIPSIKNASGYFLKSGMDLVDLFIGMEGTLGVVTAVTFRVIPIPSARLGGVIFFRALEPLLRCAAEIRTRSRNPNDPLTSNILEFADQNALELVRQKFARIPDGAIGGAIWIEQDLQGDSDEQAMAEWLSLFQRHKAMMEESWFGQQEQELERMRALRHAIPSAVYEYLTAHGQTKIGTDMAVPEDRFQELYSHYRQQFASSGLATVTYGHLGNCHLHANMLLRGGHEFQQAKLVYDSLVSKAIALGGTVSAEHGIGKLKRSYLRQMLGKQAMEAMWQAKQTLDPNNVLGVGTLF; encoded by the coding sequence ATGCTCGTTCGCCGTGATCCCGACTCTATCTATCCTTTCCTGCGGGATGCATCCAATCTTGCTGGGGGGATGGCCGAAGCGGTCTGGTTCCCACAACATGAGGAGGAGGTGGTTGAGGTTCTCAAGGCCGCCAATCAGCAGGGGAAGCGCGTAACCGTTTCTGGCGGAAGAACCGGGCTTGTGGGGGGGGCCGTTCCCCAGGGCGGTGCTGCCGATGGATGGATACTCTCCACCGAGCGGATATGCCCCGATCCAATAATTGAGAGGGCTGACCCCACCAAACCAACGATCACTGCCGGGGCCGGAACACGGTTGTTCCAGCTGCGCGAGGCTGCGGCAATCCACGGGCTGTTTCTTCCACCAGACCCCACCGAACCAACCTGCACCATCGGCGGAATGGTGGCCACCAATGCTTCGGGGGCACACACCTTTCGGTACGGCGCAACCCGGCAATGGGTGGAGCAACTCCATGTTGTGCTGGCATCGGGGGAACGGCTGCGGCTGGGCAGGGGGGAGGCGATTGCCAACGGCACAACCGCCCGATTACAGACGCTGGAAGGCTCCACGCTGAACCTCACGATTCCCGATCTCCCCATTCCATCCATCAAAAACGCGAGCGGGTATTTCCTGAAATCTGGGATGGACCTTGTTGACCTGTTCATCGGGATGGAAGGGACGCTGGGGGTTGTCACCGCCGTCACGTTTCGGGTGATACCGATTCCCAGCGCACGGCTTGGCGGGGTGATCTTTTTCCGAGCATTGGAGCCGCTGCTCCGTTGCGCCGCCGAAATCCGCACACGCTCGCGCAATCCGAACGACCCGCTGACCTCCAACATCCTTGAGTTTGCCGACCAGAACGCGCTGGAGCTTGTTCGCCAGAAGTTCGCAAGAATTCCCGATGGCGCGATTGGCGGGGCAATCTGGATTGAGCAGGATTTGCAGGGGGATTCCGACGAGCAGGCCATGGCCGAATGGCTCAGCCTGTTCCAACGGCATAAAGCGATGATGGAGGAAAGCTGGTTTGGACAGCAGGAGCAGGAGTTGGAGCGAATGCGGGCGTTGCGCCACGCGATTCCGTCGGCAGTGTACGAGTATCTAACCGCCCACGGCCAAACGAAGATCGGGACAGATATGGCGGTGCCGGAAGATAGGTTCCAGGAGTTGTACAGCCACTACCGCCAGCAGTTCGCCAGCAGCGGGCTGGCAACCGTCACGTACGGGCATTTGGGGAATTGCCACCTTCACGCAAATATGCTGCTGCGTGGCGGCCACGAGTTTCAGCAGGCCAAGCTGGTGTATGATTCTTTGGTGAGCAAAGCAATTGCCCTGGGGGGAACTGTTTCGGCAGAACATGGAATTGGGAAACTGAAACGGAGCTACCTGCGGCAGATGCTTGGCAAACAAGCGATGGAAGCAATGTGGCAAGCCAAGCAAACGCTGGACCCCAACAACGTGCTTGGAGTTGGAACTCTGTTTTGA
- a CDS encoding VOC family protein, which yields MEIANRHIEQVIQQYIRQFIESNKAGQIVHSLLTQAGVGLRPSIDHLSIRTLDVQERALEFEALGFRFDTNLGVIERDSWWAKVYRKPGFPPIYLDQAFNDTRGVGSPIPDWVRRFTDAGLHHLAVVVEDIEMAVQRFTEHGISFEHEVSGMPNVPFRQIYSVPELVDGVPHTVLEIVERRWGYTGFISPLAGVL from the coding sequence ATGGAAATCGCTAATCGGCATATCGAGCAGGTTATCCAGCAATACATCCGCCAGTTTATCGAATCGAACAAGGCGGGGCAAATCGTGCATTCGTTGCTGACCCAAGCAGGGGTTGGTTTGCGCCCTTCGATAGATCATCTATCAATCCGCACGTTGGATGTGCAGGAGCGGGCGCTGGAGTTTGAGGCATTGGGATTCAGGTTCGATACGAACTTGGGAGTAATCGAGCGGGATTCATGGTGGGCAAAAGTTTACCGGAAGCCCGGGTTCCCACCGATCTACCTTGACCAAGCATTCAACGATACGCGTGGGGTTGGCTCCCCAATCCCTGATTGGGTTCGGCGGTTTACCGACGCAGGACTTCATCACCTTGCCGTTGTGGTGGAGGATATCGAAATGGCAGTCCAACGGTTTACCGAGCATGGAATCTCCTTCGAGCATGAGGTTTCAGGAATGCCCAATGTCCCTTTCCGCCAAATCTATTCTGTCCCAGAGCTTGTGGATGGAGTCCCACATACGGTGCTTGAAATTGTGGAACGGCGTTGGGGATACACCGGCTTTATTTCCCCGCTTGCTGGTGTGTTGTAG
- the meaB gene encoding methylmalonyl Co-A mutase-associated GTPase MeaB → MTETNIQEKIDAILAGNKRQITRALSVVENEGRGWVELLSALYPRSGNSYRIGITGPPGAGKSTITQQMIRHYRAAGKRVAVIAIDPTSPFTGGAILGDRIRMQSETLDPDVFIRSMASRGSLGGLSGKAQELADVLAASGYDIIIFETVGVGQSELDIAKAADTTIVVLVPESGDSIQAMKSGLMEIADIFVMNKSDRDGADQAVAALKTILTFKITHDPAQWNPPVIKTIGMTGEGISKIGEAIQAHRAHAQEHGTFQERRKNREEERIVEEVENRLRQRFWTAERRNDLRAQIELVTAYSQSPTGAAMAIIEGVGIAQ, encoded by the coding sequence ATGACTGAAACCAATATACAAGAAAAGATAGATGCCATTCTTGCCGGCAATAAGCGGCAAATCACCCGCGCCCTTTCGGTGGTGGAAAACGAAGGGAGGGGGTGGGTGGAGCTTCTTTCGGCACTCTATCCGCGCTCGGGGAACAGCTACCGGATCGGCATCACTGGACCACCTGGGGCTGGGAAATCAACCATTACCCAGCAGATGATCCGCCACTACCGCGCAGCCGGAAAACGGGTGGCGGTGATTGCCATTGACCCAACATCTCCATTCACCGGTGGGGCAATTCTTGGCGATCGGATCCGAATGCAATCGGAGACGCTGGACCCCGACGTCTTCATCCGCTCGATGGCTTCCCGGGGAAGTTTGGGGGGGCTAAGCGGGAAAGCGCAAGAACTGGCCGATGTGCTGGCCGCAAGCGGATACGACATCATCATTTTTGAAACCGTGGGCGTTGGCCAGTCGGAACTGGACATTGCGAAGGCCGCCGACACCACAATCGTTGTGCTGGTGCCGGAATCGGGGGACTCGATCCAAGCAATGAAATCTGGGCTGATGGAGATTGCCGATATCTTCGTGATGAACAAATCGGACAGGGATGGCGCGGACCAAGCGGTGGCCGCGCTGAAAACCATCCTTACTTTCAAAATCACCCACGACCCCGCGCAGTGGAATCCCCCAGTCATAAAAACAATTGGAATGACCGGCGAAGGAATTTCCAAAATTGGTGAGGCAATCCAAGCGCACCGCGCACATGCCCAGGAGCACGGAACGTTCCAGGAACGGCGGAAAAATCGGGAGGAAGAGCGGATTGTTGAAGAAGTTGAGAACCGCCTGCGCCAGCGTTTTTGGACCGCTGAACGAAGAAATGATCTTCGCGCCCAGATTGAGCTTGTCACGGCCTACTCACAATCGCCAACCGGTGCGGCAATGGCGATTATCGAGGGGGTTGGAATCGCCCAGTAG
- a CDS encoding acyl--CoA ligase: MEINTLIQEARTVQGEALSPSHIRFTSVGEMLVQQAIAQADHLYLSFAEDGVIQQRYTYLQFKDAVASIAAALVEKGIRRGDAIATFGHNHPQTVIQYFAAWWIGAVVVPINPGEDDARIEFILKNSQSQLIFVREEYAERLEAILKNGEYSAEMIHCGGSRDQFQALLESDSPHVPHAADCLESPCLIVYTSGTTGVPKGVQLCQGNLFADAEGISQWHGINPATVMMCVLPIHHVNGTIVTLVTPMYAGASVVLCRKFQSQHFFPIIAQEKVAIVSVVPTLLAFLLEAGINHAEYDLQHFRHIICGAGPLTCELAGRFEARFGFPIIHGYGLSETTCYSCFLPTDLPANQHQQWMQKYGYPSIGVAIPQNEMAIHDEHGQPVPPGQRGEIVIRGHNVMLGYFQNDDANQKAFTFGWFRSGDEGFMVMDSTIDSDQRPYFFITGRLKELIIRGGVNISPLEIDEVINSHPKVAAGIAVGFENNMYGEEVGAYVKPCDDTLTEAELLEYCRLRLPAFKAPKVVIFGEDIPVTSTGKYQRNRVKHLFVDYKDHQFNERKSATNG, translated from the coding sequence ATGGAAATCAATACCCTAATCCAAGAAGCACGCACGGTGCAGGGGGAAGCTCTATCCCCAAGCCACATCCGTTTCACTTCCGTTGGCGAAATGCTGGTGCAGCAGGCAATCGCACAAGCGGATCACCTCTATCTCTCCTTTGCCGAAGATGGCGTTATTCAGCAGCGATACACCTACCTCCAGTTCAAGGATGCCGTTGCCAGCATTGCCGCTGCACTGGTGGAAAAAGGGATACGGCGTGGAGATGCGATTGCCACATTTGGGCATAATCACCCCCAGACCGTCATCCAATATTTTGCGGCCTGGTGGATTGGCGCGGTTGTTGTCCCGATTAACCCCGGCGAGGATGATGCGCGGATTGAGTTTATCCTGAAAAACTCCCAAAGCCAACTGATATTCGTTCGGGAGGAATATGCCGAGCGGCTTGAGGCAATTCTGAAAAATGGAGAATATTCGGCGGAGATGATCCATTGCGGAGGGAGCCGCGACCAATTCCAAGCATTGTTGGAGTCGGACTCCCCTCACGTTCCACACGCCGCCGATTGCCTTGAATCCCCTTGCTTAATTGTTTATACCAGCGGCACAACGGGAGTCCCGAAAGGGGTCCAGCTTTGCCAGGGGAACCTGTTTGCCGATGCCGAAGGGATTTCCCAATGGCATGGAATTAACCCCGCAACGGTGATGATGTGCGTGCTTCCCATCCACCATGTGAACGGCACAATCGTAACGCTGGTGACACCGATGTACGCGGGTGCATCCGTTGTGCTTTGCCGGAAATTCCAATCGCAGCATTTCTTCCCAATTATCGCCCAAGAAAAAGTCGCGATTGTTTCGGTGGTGCCAACATTATTGGCGTTTTTATTGGAGGCGGGAATCAACCATGCTGAATATGATCTTCAGCATTTCCGGCATATTATCTGCGGTGCGGGCCCATTAACCTGCGAGCTTGCGGGGCGGTTCGAGGCACGGTTCGGTTTCCCGATTATTCACGGCTACGGATTGTCGGAAACCACCTGCTATTCCTGCTTCCTCCCAACTGATTTACCTGCCAACCAGCACCAGCAATGGATGCAGAAGTATGGTTATCCAAGCATCGGCGTTGCAATTCCGCAGAATGAAATGGCGATTCATGACGAGCATGGCCAACCGGTTCCGCCGGGCCAGCGTGGTGAGATCGTAATTCGTGGGCACAACGTTATGCTGGGGTATTTCCAAAATGATGATGCCAACCAAAAAGCGTTCACGTTCGGCTGGTTCCGCAGCGGCGACGAAGGATTTATGGTGATGGATAGCACCATAGATAGCGACCAACGTCCATATTTTTTCATCACTGGTAGGCTAAAAGAACTCATTATTCGCGGTGGTGTGAATATCTCCCCGTTAGAAATAGATGAAGTAATAAACTCGCACCCAAAAGTTGCGGCTGGGATCGCCGTCGGGTTCGAAAATAATATGTACGGGGAAGAAGTTGGGGCGTACGTCAAGCCGTGCGACGACACCTTGACCGAAGCGGAATTACTTGAATACTGCCGCCTTCGCTTGCCGGCGTTTAAGGCTCCGAAAGTGGTGATTTTTGGAGAAGACATCCCCGTAACATCAACCGGAAAGTACCAGCGCAACAGGGTGAAGCATCTGTTTGTTGATTACAAGGATCACCAATTTAACGAACGAAAATCGGCGACGAACGGATGA
- a CDS encoding bifunctional (p)ppGpp synthetase/guanosine-3',5'-bis(diphosphate) 3'-pyrophosphohydrolase — MTQPKFDTSYNRTWLPLQELATKIAAHISPADWLRVSSAYEMAENIHLYQKRNDGTPYFWHCTRVVKILTHELDVTYPNLIIAAILHDSLEDSDILNHEILEYNFGSDVSSWVEILTKQVRVKDEAEKLAINTEYRQRIQEGPIECQIIKLADRLDNTRCIQFNLKRNPFSYIQETREHYLPMTDGSARPELCRLAEKIVVEMNRYLG, encoded by the coding sequence ATGACTCAGCCAAAATTCGACACCAGCTACAATCGAACATGGCTGCCGTTGCAAGAATTAGCAACCAAGATTGCAGCCCATATTTCTCCGGCTGACTGGCTGCGGGTTAGTTCTGCTTACGAAATGGCAGAAAACATCCATCTCTATCAAAAACGGAATGATGGAACGCCCTATTTCTGGCATTGTACGCGGGTGGTGAAAATACTTACCCACGAGCTAGATGTCACCTATCCGAATCTTATCATCGCCGCAATCTTGCACGACTCTTTGGAAGATTCAGACATTCTAAACCACGAGATTTTGGAGTATAATTTTGGATCCGATGTGAGTTCTTGGGTGGAGATATTGACCAAGCAGGTGCGGGTAAAGGATGAAGCGGAAAAGCTGGCAATTAACACGGAGTATCGCCAAAGAATTCAGGAAGGGCCGATTGAATGTCAAATTATCAAACTGGCGGATCGTTTGGACAACACGCGCTGCATTCAATTCAATCTGAAGCGCAACCCATTCTCCTATATTCAAGAAACCCGCGAACATTATTTGCCAATGACCGATGGCTCGGCAAGGCCAGAATTGTGCAGGTTAGCAGAGAAAATCGTTGTTGAAATGAATCGCTATTTGGGGTGA
- the lpxA gene encoding acyl-ACP--UDP-N-acetylglucosamine O-acyltransferase, giving the protein MQNPTINHLAVVHPDASIGDNVIVEPFVVIEENVVVGNGTHIQAHAHIKSGTRIGEDCKIFTGAALGATPQDLKFAGEESVVIIGDRTVIREYVTVHRGTSATGKTVVGNDCLIMAYCHVAHDCIVGNNVILANAVQLGGHAEVGDWAIVGGLTGVHQFEKIGKHAMVGAGFRVMKDVPPFVRAGHHPLSFSGVNTIGLRRRGFTEESIDVITESYRILYHAGLNITDAIEQLERDLGAHQEVQDIVEFIKRSTRGIIPARRAG; this is encoded by the coding sequence ATGCAAAATCCAACCATCAACCACCTTGCTGTTGTTCATCCCGATGCGTCTATCGGCGATAACGTTATTGTTGAACCGTTCGTGGTGATCGAGGAAAATGTTGTTGTGGGGAATGGAACTCATATCCAAGCCCACGCCCACATTAAATCAGGCACACGGATTGGGGAGGACTGCAAAATATTTACTGGCGCGGCACTGGGCGCAACCCCGCAGGATCTGAAATTCGCTGGCGAAGAGTCGGTGGTGATTATTGGCGACAGAACGGTGATTCGTGAATACGTCACTGTTCATCGCGGCACCTCGGCAACGGGAAAAACAGTTGTTGGAAATGACTGTTTAATTATGGCCTACTGCCACGTGGCTCACGACTGCATTGTGGGGAACAACGTTATTCTTGCGAACGCCGTGCAGCTTGGCGGCCATGCCGAAGTTGGCGATTGGGCTATTGTTGGCGGATTAACTGGCGTTCACCAGTTCGAAAAAATTGGCAAACACGCGATGGTGGGGGCGGGGTTCCGTGTGATGAAGGATGTGCCGCCATTTGTTCGTGCCGGGCATCATCCGCTATCATTTTCCGGCGTTAATACTATTGGGCTGCGGCGGCGCGGGTTCACCGAAGAATCCATTGATGTTATCACCGAATCATACCGTATCCTGTATCACGCTGGCCTTAATATCACCGATGCAATCGAGCAGCTTGAACGCGATTTGGGAGCGCATCAAGAAGTTCAAGACATTGTCGAGTTTATTAAACGAAGCACTCGCGGCATTATTCCTGCCCGGCGTGCGGGTTAG